A stretch of Burkholderia sp. HI2500 DNA encodes these proteins:
- a CDS encoding LLM class flavin-dependent oxidoreductase: protein MSNVRIDHIAFLTAGNYPGEDAAEGFERALDLFHAGEALGYDGAWIRQRHLERAVSSAATFLAAASQRTTRIGLGAAVIQMGYENPFRLAEDLATVDVLSRGRLNVGLSAGAPIHGALLGERLFDTDPERVDFSHARVARLRRNLAGDWLGDEDTFVESAAGKVRPRVSPFAPGLTGRLWYGAGSARSAEWAARNGFNLLIANVTTGEGTDNYLDAQLRQLALYRDHWHEAHAPRISLGRVIVPTDSASAKERERYRAFADGRHARTLAPQGERRTLYAPDLVGPSDEILERLLADPVVGQVRELRVELPYNLPFENYLQILDDVITRIAPALGWRPADRHEQAAA, encoded by the coding sequence GTGAGCAACGTACGCATTGATCATATTGCCTTCCTGACAGCGGGAAACTACCCCGGCGAAGACGCAGCGGAGGGATTCGAGCGAGCGCTCGACCTGTTCCACGCGGGCGAGGCGCTCGGCTACGACGGCGCCTGGATACGGCAACGCCATCTCGAGCGCGCCGTCTCGTCGGCCGCGACGTTTCTCGCGGCGGCGAGCCAGCGCACGACGCGGATCGGGTTGGGCGCGGCGGTCATCCAGATGGGATACGAGAATCCGTTCCGGCTGGCCGAGGACCTCGCCACCGTCGACGTGCTGTCGCGCGGGCGGCTCAACGTCGGGCTCAGCGCTGGCGCGCCGATTCACGGGGCGCTGCTGGGCGAACGGCTGTTCGACACCGATCCGGAACGGGTCGACTTCTCGCATGCCCGCGTGGCCCGGCTGCGCCGCAATCTGGCCGGCGACTGGCTCGGTGACGAAGACACGTTCGTGGAATCGGCTGCGGGCAAGGTCCGGCCGCGCGTGAGCCCCTTCGCACCGGGCTTGACGGGGCGGCTCTGGTACGGCGCAGGATCCGCGCGCTCGGCCGAATGGGCGGCCCGTAACGGCTTCAACTTGCTGATCGCCAACGTGACCACGGGCGAGGGCACCGACAATTATCTCGACGCCCAGTTGCGGCAACTGGCGCTGTATCGCGACCATTGGCATGAAGCCCACGCACCGCGTATCTCGCTGGGCCGTGTGATCGTCCCGACCGACAGCGCGAGCGCAAAAGAGCGCGAACGCTATCGCGCGTTTGCAGACGGGCGTCATGCCCGCACGCTGGCGCCGCAGGGCGAGCGACGCACGCTGTACGCGCCGGATCTGGTCGGCCCCTCGGACGAAATCCTGGAGCGGCTGCTGGCCGATCCGGTGGTCGGACAGGTGCGGGAACTGCGTGTCGAACTGCCCTACAACCTGCCGTTCGAGAACTATCTGCAGATCCTCGACGACGTCATCACGCGTATTGCACCGGCACTCGGCTGGCGTCCCGCCGATCGGCACGAACAAGCGGCGGCCTGA
- a CDS encoding LysR family transcriptional regulator — MDLKQLRAFVTVAETGNVTRASSLLNLVQPAVSRQLRLLEEDMGTELFDRSRHGMQLTSSGKTMLEYARRILNEVARAKAEIQPTEGPVAGIVSIGLLASTSDLLATRLAGEVARRYPHIRLRLTIGYAGHLQDWLEAGDVDAALLYGQKETPALHVKALIDESLWAVAAPSATLSRKRPVSLDRVAREPFILPSAPQGLRAAIEHAAAEAGVTLQVFAETNALSVQKELVAQGHGWTILPAVGVTQEVERGILSAAPLASPGVRRTIVLAAPSSRQATAPVRCVVGVLLDCVKATFDQGDWPDARWLG, encoded by the coding sequence ATGGATCTCAAGCAACTGCGCGCGTTCGTGACTGTGGCCGAAACGGGCAACGTCACCCGGGCGTCGAGCCTGTTGAATCTCGTGCAGCCGGCCGTGTCACGCCAGCTGCGCCTGCTCGAGGAGGACATGGGGACGGAATTGTTCGACCGCAGCCGCCACGGCATGCAGCTCACGTCGTCGGGCAAGACGATGCTCGAATACGCACGCCGCATCCTCAACGAGGTGGCGCGCGCCAAGGCCGAGATCCAGCCGACCGAGGGGCCGGTGGCGGGCATCGTGAGCATCGGGCTGCTGGCCAGCACGTCGGACCTGCTGGCCACGCGGCTGGCGGGCGAGGTGGCGCGGCGCTACCCGCACATCCGGCTGCGGCTCACGATCGGCTACGCGGGCCATCTGCAGGACTGGCTCGAAGCGGGGGATGTCGATGCGGCGCTGCTGTACGGGCAGAAGGAGACGCCCGCGCTGCACGTCAAGGCGTTGATCGACGAGAGTCTGTGGGCCGTCGCGGCGCCGTCGGCCACGCTGTCGCGCAAGCGGCCGGTGTCGCTGGATCGGGTCGCGCGCGAGCCGTTCATCCTGCCTTCCGCGCCGCAGGGCCTGCGCGCGGCGATCGAGCACGCGGCGGCCGAGGCGGGCGTGACGTTGCAGGTCTTCGCCGAAACCAATGCGCTGAGCGTACAGAAGGAACTGGTCGCGCAAGGCCACGGCTGGACGATCTTGCCGGCGGTCGGCGTGACGCAGGAGGTCGAGCGCGGCATCCTGAGCGCGGCACCGCTCGCGTCGCCGGGCGTCCGGCGCACGATCGTGCTCGCGGCGCCCAGCAGCCGGCAGGCCACGGCGCCGGTGCGCTGCGTGGTCGGGGTGCTGCTCGATTGCGTGAAGGCGACGTTCGACCAGGGCGACTGGCCGGATGCGCGCTGGCTGGGCTAG
- a CDS encoding CaiB/BaiF CoA transferase family protein: protein MQARKAQPGPLSGMTVVTLEHAIAAPFCTRQLADLGARVIKVERPGVGDFARAYDHRTRGLASHFVWTNRSKESLTLDLKQPAAQEVLGELVAQADVLVQNLAPGAAARMGLSFDALHAKHPRLIVCDISGYGADGPYRDKKAYDLLIQSEAAFLSITGTADEPCKAGISIADIAAGMYAYTGILSALLQRGVTGIGSHVEISMLEALAEWMGFPMYYAYDGQQQPGRNGAAHATIYPYGPFKAGDGRVVMLGLQNEREWKAFCDVVLRDPALATDPRFDANVHRSEHRAELKAVIEQAFSSLTAQDVIARLDEAQIANAAVNQIGDLWTHPQLHARQRFRTIDSPAGELQALLPPATIDSFDVRMDAVPALGEHSAAILHELGRTDADIEQLRAAGVI from the coding sequence ATGCAAGCTCGCAAAGCTCAACCCGGCCCGCTCAGCGGGATGACCGTCGTCACGCTCGAACACGCGATTGCCGCGCCGTTCTGCACGCGCCAGCTCGCCGACCTCGGCGCCCGCGTCATCAAGGTGGAGCGCCCCGGCGTGGGCGATTTCGCGCGGGCGTACGATCACCGCACCCGCGGTCTCGCGTCGCATTTCGTGTGGACCAACCGGTCGAAGGAAAGCCTCACGCTGGACCTGAAGCAACCGGCCGCGCAGGAGGTGCTGGGCGAACTCGTCGCCCAGGCCGACGTGCTGGTGCAGAACCTCGCGCCCGGCGCGGCCGCGCGCATGGGCCTGTCGTTCGATGCGCTGCACGCGAAGCACCCGCGGCTGATCGTCTGCGACATCTCGGGCTATGGCGCCGATGGCCCTTACCGCGACAAGAAAGCCTACGACCTGCTGATCCAGAGCGAGGCGGCGTTCCTGTCGATCACGGGCACGGCCGACGAGCCCTGCAAGGCCGGCATTTCAATCGCCGACATCGCGGCGGGCATGTATGCGTACACGGGCATCCTCAGCGCGCTCCTGCAGCGCGGCGTCACGGGCATCGGCTCGCACGTGGAAATTTCGATGCTCGAGGCGCTGGCCGAGTGGATGGGCTTCCCGATGTACTACGCATACGACGGCCAGCAGCAGCCGGGCCGCAACGGCGCCGCGCACGCGACCATCTATCCGTACGGCCCGTTCAAGGCCGGCGACGGCCGCGTCGTGATGCTCGGCCTGCAGAACGAGCGCGAATGGAAGGCGTTCTGCGACGTCGTGCTGCGCGACCCGGCGCTCGCGACCGATCCGCGCTTCGACGCCAACGTGCACCGCTCGGAACACCGTGCGGAACTGAAGGCCGTGATCGAACAGGCGTTTTCCTCCCTCACCGCGCAGGACGTGATCGCGCGCCTCGACGAAGCGCAGATCGCGAACGCCGCCGTGAACCAGATCGGCGATCTCTGGACGCATCCGCAACTGCACGCGCGCCAGCGCTTTCGCACGATCGACTCGCCGGCCGGCGAACTGCAGGCGCTGCTGCCGCCCGCGACGATCGACAGCTTCGACGTGCGCATGGACGCGGTACCCGCGCTGGGCGAGCACAGCGCGGCCATCCTGCATGAACTCGGGCGCACCGACGCCGATATCGAACAACTGCGCGCCGCCGGCGTGATCTGA
- a CDS encoding FAS1-like dehydratase domain-containing protein has protein sequence MSVEPSESFDAWVGRSVDSADRITRAPVRLLQAALDYANPSELPATLPPLWHWLYFLPGERQSNIGVDGHPRRGGFLPPVTLPRRMWAGGRLQFLRPLAVDAPVQRRSTILSVQSKSGRSGQLVFVTVLHETSDAEGVAIREEQDIVYRDAPPPATAGIPAPQPAPAPTDEQYSRIVTPDPVLLMRFSALTFNGHRIHYDRPYAMQEEGYPGLVVHGPLIAMLLLEELRRTHPGKTIRRFEFKAVSPLFDTAPFTVNGKLEGHAARLWARGPQGQLAMQASAELE, from the coding sequence ATGAGTGTCGAGCCTTCCGAATCCTTCGACGCGTGGGTCGGCCGGAGCGTTGACAGCGCGGACCGGATTACCCGGGCCCCCGTCCGTCTGCTGCAGGCGGCACTGGACTACGCGAACCCATCCGAACTCCCCGCGACGCTGCCGCCGCTGTGGCACTGGCTGTACTTCCTGCCGGGCGAGCGGCAGTCGAACATCGGCGTCGACGGTCACCCGCGGCGCGGCGGCTTCCTGCCGCCCGTCACGCTGCCGCGGCGCATGTGGGCCGGCGGACGGTTGCAGTTCCTCCGCCCGCTGGCCGTCGACGCACCCGTGCAGCGCCGGTCGACGATCCTGAGCGTGCAGAGCAAGTCCGGCCGCAGCGGCCAGCTGGTGTTCGTCACCGTACTGCACGAAACGAGCGATGCCGAGGGCGTGGCCATCCGCGAGGAACAGGACATCGTGTACCGCGACGCGCCGCCTCCTGCCACTGCCGGCATACCGGCACCGCAGCCGGCCCCGGCGCCGACGGACGAACAGTATTCGCGCATCGTCACGCCCGATCCGGTGCTGCTGATGCGCTTCTCCGCGCTCACCTTCAACGGCCACCGGATTCACTACGACCGGCCCTACGCGATGCAGGAAGAAGGCTATCCGGGCCTCGTGGTGCACGGCCCGCTGATCGCGATGCTGCTGCTGGAGGAACTGCGCCGCACGCACCCCGGCAAGACGATTCGCCGCTTCGAGTTCAAGGCCGTCAGCCCGCTGTTCGACACCGCGCCGTTCACGGTGAACGGCAAGCTCGAAGGACATGCCGCCCGCCTGTGGGCGCGCGGCCCGCAAGGGCAGCTGGCCATGCAGGCCAGCGCCGAACTGGAATAA
- a CDS encoding HpcH/HpaI aldolase/citrate lyase family protein produces MSKPLSPVRHARSLLFVPATRPERFAKALDSGADCIIVDLEDAVSPDSKDDARAQLAQHLPRLTAEQRARTVVRVNAVGTPWHDADIALLRDWAAQRVAVMLPKSEDAGALRKVAERLGEHAQLVALIESLAGLDSADALARDPQVVRVAFGHLDFQLDLGMRATPDEPELAFARNALVAASRRAQLPAPIDGVTTRTDDAERLTADARRARAFGFGGKLCIHPAQVAGVNDAMGYSEDEQAWARRVIDAAAKHGGAAFSLDGRMVDLPVIRAAEAIIAGSRK; encoded by the coding sequence ATGTCCAAGCCCCTTTCCCCCGTCCGTCACGCGCGCAGCCTGCTGTTCGTGCCGGCCACCCGCCCCGAGCGCTTCGCGAAGGCGCTCGATTCGGGTGCCGACTGCATCATCGTCGACCTCGAGGATGCCGTCAGCCCCGACAGCAAGGACGACGCACGCGCGCAGCTTGCGCAGCACCTGCCGCGGCTGACGGCCGAGCAGCGTGCGCGCACCGTCGTGCGCGTGAACGCGGTCGGTACGCCTTGGCACGACGCGGACATCGCGCTGCTGCGCGACTGGGCCGCGCAACGCGTGGCCGTGATGCTGCCGAAGTCCGAAGATGCGGGCGCGCTGCGCAAGGTTGCGGAGCGGCTCGGCGAGCACGCGCAACTCGTCGCGCTGATCGAATCGCTGGCCGGGCTCGATTCAGCCGACGCGCTGGCGCGCGACCCGCAGGTCGTGCGTGTCGCGTTCGGGCATCTGGATTTCCAGCTCGACCTCGGCATGCGCGCGACGCCCGACGAGCCGGAGCTGGCCTTTGCGCGCAATGCGCTCGTGGCTGCGTCGCGCCGCGCGCAGTTGCCCGCACCGATCGACGGCGTGACCACGCGCACCGACGATGCCGAGCGTCTGACGGCCGATGCGCGGCGTGCGCGCGCGTTCGGCTTCGGCGGCAAGCTGTGCATCCACCCGGCGCAGGTCGCCGGCGTGAACGATGCGATGGGCTATTCGGAAGACGAGCAGGCATGGGCGCGCCGCGTGATCGACGCAGCCGCGAAACACGGCGGCGCCGCGTTCAGCCTGGACGGCCGGATGGTCGATCTTCCAGTGATTCGGGCGGCCGAGGCGATCATCGCCGGTTCGCGGAAATAA
- a CDS encoding acyl-CoA dehydrogenase family protein → MSASVFSAPDQYQAIRDAVRSLCNQFPADYHRKIDEARGYPEAFVTALTQAGWLAALIPQEYGGPGLSMAEASVIMEEINRSGGNSGACHGQMYVMNTIVFSGTEAQKQRYLPRIAAGELRVQSMGVTEPTTGSDTTKLKTTAVKKDGRWVINGQKVWISRVQHSDLLILLARTTPLDQVQKKSDGLSCFIVELDKAIGNGLTVRPILNMVNHETNELFFDNLELPEDALLGTEGKGLKVIFDGLNAERTLIAAECIGDGYWFLEKARDYASERKVFGRPIGQNQGIQFPLAESFIELEAANLMRWRACEKIDARQNAGVEANMAKYLAAKASWEAANACLQTHGGFGFACEYDVERKFRETRLYQVAPISTNMILGHVAEHVLQLPRSY, encoded by the coding sequence ATGAGCGCCTCCGTTTTCTCCGCCCCCGATCAGTACCAGGCAATCCGCGACGCGGTACGTAGCCTGTGCAATCAGTTTCCGGCCGACTACCACCGCAAGATCGACGAGGCGCGCGGCTATCCCGAAGCGTTCGTCACGGCCCTCACGCAGGCCGGCTGGCTGGCCGCGCTGATTCCGCAGGAATACGGCGGCCCGGGGCTGTCGATGGCCGAGGCGTCGGTCATCATGGAAGAGATCAACCGCTCCGGCGGCAATTCGGGCGCGTGCCACGGCCAGATGTACGTGATGAACACCATCGTGTTCAGCGGCACCGAAGCACAGAAGCAGCGCTATCTGCCGCGCATCGCGGCAGGCGAGCTGCGCGTGCAGTCGATGGGCGTGACCGAGCCCACCACCGGCAGCGACACCACCAAGCTGAAGACCACGGCGGTGAAAAAGGACGGCCGCTGGGTCATCAACGGCCAGAAGGTGTGGATCTCGCGGGTCCAGCACAGCGACCTGCTGATCCTGCTCGCGCGCACGACGCCGCTCGACCAGGTGCAGAAGAAGAGCGACGGGCTGTCGTGCTTCATCGTCGAGCTGGACAAGGCGATCGGCAACGGCCTCACGGTGCGCCCCATCCTCAACATGGTCAATCACGAGACCAACGAGCTGTTCTTCGACAACCTGGAGCTGCCGGAAGACGCGCTGCTCGGCACTGAAGGCAAGGGGTTGAAGGTGATCTTCGACGGCCTGAACGCCGAGCGCACGCTGATCGCGGCCGAGTGCATCGGCGACGGCTACTGGTTCCTCGAGAAGGCGCGCGACTACGCGAGCGAGCGCAAGGTGTTCGGCCGCCCGATCGGGCAGAACCAGGGCATCCAGTTTCCGCTCGCCGAATCGTTCATCGAGCTGGAGGCAGCGAACCTGATGCGCTGGCGCGCTTGCGAGAAGATCGACGCGCGCCAGAACGCCGGCGTCGAGGCCAACATGGCCAAGTACCTGGCCGCGAAGGCCAGCTGGGAAGCGGCCAATGCATGCCTGCAGACGCACGGCGGCTTCGGCTTCGCGTGCGAATACGACGTGGAGCGCAAGTTCCGCGAAACGCGCCTGTACCAGGTCGCGCCGATTTCCACCAACATGATCCTGGGGCATGTGGCCGAGCACGTGCTGCAGCTCCCGCGCTCCTACTGA
- a CDS encoding DUF1330 domain-containing protein — translation MATYIVFTHESTQDQQELDLYQDKVGATTAGHPLKVLAAYGPQETLEGDGPEGVVIVEFPSRDAAHAWYGSPAYQAIVPHRFKGARFRAVLVEGV, via the coding sequence TTGGCGACCTATATCGTCTTCACGCATGAAAGCACGCAGGATCAGCAGGAACTCGATCTCTACCAGGACAAGGTCGGCGCGACGACCGCCGGCCACCCGTTGAAGGTGCTGGCCGCGTATGGCCCGCAGGAAACGCTCGAGGGCGACGGCCCGGAAGGGGTGGTGATCGTCGAGTTTCCGTCCAGGGACGCCGCGCACGCATGGTATGGCAGCCCGGCATACCAGGCCATCGTTCCGCACCGCTTCAAGGGCGCACGCTTTCGGGCCGTGCTGGTCGAAGGCGTTTGA